The Rhodococcus opacus B4 genome contains the following window.
AGGGCGCCGGTGACCAACTGGCCGGCGCCCCACACGCCGGGGTAGAGGGCGAACAGCAGCCCGATCTGGCCGGCGCCCAGGTCGGCGGTGGCGAACAGCAGCGGGAACAGGCCCCAGGAGAGCCCGAAGTTGAGGTTGTTGACCAGGCCGGCCTGGCTCGCCGAGGACAGGGCGGGCTCGGTGAAACTCGTTGCCATGGCGATCTGCCGGTCGGTCAGGTCCGCGTGCAGGTGGTCGTGCGCACCGTCCGCGCGGGGGATGTGCTGCGCGGCCTCGAGACGGGCGTGGTCGCGGGTTTCGTGGATGAACACCCCGGACAGCAGCAGCGCGAGGGCGGTGTAGGCCAGTCCGAGCAGGAACGGGGCCGGTCGCAGGCCGAACTGCTCGGCCAGGTACCCGGCCAGCAGCGAACTGACGGCCACGGCCCCGTAGCCGGCGGCCTCGTTCAGGCCCATCGCCAGGCCGCGGCGGGCGGGGCCGACCAGGTCGATCTTCATCACCACGGTGGTCGACCAGGTCAGGCCCTGGTTGATGCCGAGGAGCACGTTGGCGGCGACCACCCACCACCAGTTGGGGGCGGCGATGAGCATCAGCGGGACGGGAATGGCGAACAGCCAGCCCACCAGCAGCACCGGTTTGCGGCCGTAGCGGTCGGAGAAGGTCCCGGCGAGGTAGTTGGCGGCGGCCTTGGTGATCCCGAACGCCGCCACGTAGGTGAAGATGAATGTGTAACCGGTGAGGGCGAATTCGCCTGAGGCGAGCAGCGGCAGCACGGTCTGCTGCTGGCCGACCATGCCACCGACGAGGGCGTTGACGGCGACGAGCAGGCTGAACTGGGCCAGGTTGGGGCCCAGGCCGAGTCGGATCGGCCGGGGCGAGGTGGTGCTCATGCGCCGGTCTTCGCTGATGTGCCGGTCTCGAGGGTGCGGCCGGTGGCGGCGGCCCAGTCGTCGGGTCCGCCCTCGAACACCGTGAGGTTCCGGTGCCCGGCGCGTTCGAGCAGGCTCGCCGCGCCCATCGCGCGTTCCCCGTGCCCGCACATCACCACGGTCGGCTCGTCCGGCAGGTCGTCGACCCGGCCCGGGAGGGCACCGAGTTCGATGTGGACGGCGCCCGGCAGATGCCCGGCCAGGTATTCAGGGCGTTGCCGGATATCGAGAACCCGCACGCCCTCGACCCCGTCGGGGCCGGTCAGCGCCGTGGCGGCCACCTCGAGTTCCGCGGCGGTCCAGGCGGCGAGGCCGCCGCCGAGTTCGCCGATCAGGTTGTCGTACCCGATCTTCAATGCCTGCCACACGATCTCGTTCACGTCCTGATCGGGGTCGCGGACAATGATCAGCGGCCGGTCGGCCGGGGCGAGCCAACCCAGCCAGCTCGCGAACACCGGCCGCAGCGGAATCGAGAGAGCGCCGGGGATGTGGGCGGCCGCGAAACGGGCCAGCGGGCGCACATCGATCAGGGCGGCGCCGCCGGCCAGCCGGGCGCGGACGGTGTCGACGGTCAAGGCTGGCAGCACCGGATCCTGGTCGAGGAGTGGGGGACCGAGCCGGTTGATCTCGCCGAGACGGAGGAAGTACGGCGGATAGCTACCGAGGGATCCCAGCAGTTGGTCGACGAAGGTGTCCTCGTCCCGGGTGGCGAGCAACGGGTTGGTGGCGCGCTCGCGGGCGATGGTGCTGGTGCGGTCCGCGCCCGGCGGGGCGGAGCAGAACGACCCGGCGCCGTGGGTCGGCCAGACCGCGACGTCGCCGGGCAGCGCGGCCAGGCGCTGCAGGGAGGCGTACTGGGCGCGGGCCAGGACTTCGGTGCGATCCGGTCCGAGCAGGTCGGTGCGGGCGGCCGAACCCACGATCAACGATCCGCCGGTGAACACCCCGACCTCCTTCTCGCCGTCGAGGAGCAGGAACGACAGGTGCTCGTGGGTGTGCCCGGGCGTCATCAGTGCCCGCAGCCGCAAACCGCCCAGGTCCACCTCGTCGCCGTCGCGCAGCCCGGTATGCGGAAACTCCCGGTCCCCGGCCGCCGAGGCCAGCACCCGCGTTCCGCCGGTGGCACCGAGTTGGTGGGCGCCGGAGAGGAAGTCGGCGTGCAGGTGGGTGTCGGCGGCGAACGCGACGGTCAGCCCGCGGCGGGCGGCCGCGGCGTGGACCGCGCGCAGGTCGCGGCTGACGTCGACCGCCAACGCTCGGCCGTCGCCGAGATCCACGAGGTAGGCGGAGTTGCCGAGCCCTTCGTCGATGAGCGGTACCAGATCGATTCCGGCCATGGTGTCTCTCCTGTGTCGACTAGGTCGGGTGTCGCGGTGCAGTGCCCCGACTCCATGTTCTACACTATTCCAAAGATGATTGGAGAATACTATGGGTGATCGGATCGCGAAGACGGAGCTGTTCGACCAGTTCGCCCGGGTCGGCAAGGCGCTGGGCAGTGGCAAGCGGCTCGAACTGCTCGATCTGCTCGCCCAGGGCGAGCGCACCGTCGACGGGCTCGCCCGCGCGGCCGAGTTGGGGCTGACCACCGCGTCGGCGCATCTGCAGACCCTCAAGCAGGCCAATCTGGTCGCCACCCGCCGCGAGGGCACGAAGGTGTTCTACCGGCTCGCCGGTGCGGATGTGGCGCAGCTGTTCGCGCTGGTCCGCACGGTCGCCAACGAGCACCTGCCCGACGTCGAAGCAGCCCGCGCTGCCTACCTGGGTCCGGACACCGACCAGGTCAGCAAGGACGAGCTGCTCGAGCGGGCCCGGTCCGGGAAGGTGACGGTCCTCGACGTGCGACCCCGCGAGGAATACGAGGCCGGGCACATCCCGGGCGCGGTGTCGATCCCGTGGGATGAGCTCGCCGATCGTCTCGCGGATCTGCCCGAAGATCAGGAGATCGTCGCCTACTGCCGCGGCGCGTACTGCGTGTTCGCGCACGATGCGGTCCGGTTGCTGACCGACCACGACCGGCAGGCCTCGCGGCTGGCCGACGGCATGCTCGAGTGGCGCCTGGCCGACCTGCCGGTCGCGACCTGAATCTCCCTTCTTCCGGCGATCGTCAGTCGAGGGTGAGCTGCCGCCGGTGGAAGTCGAAATGCTGAGCGGGGTAGCGGTAGAGGTCCTCGAGGGTCATGTAGTCCGCGAAGAACGGATCCCACCGGCCGGGGAAGTGCATGCCGCGCTGCAGGTCGTTCTCGGCCTCCGCCGCCAGACTCCGCAGGAGTGAATCGATGACCTTGTCGCATTGCCGCACCATGCGGTGACGGTTGAATACCCGGGCCGCCTGGCACGTTCCCCGATAGTTGACCTCGTCGAACAATCGCGTCGAGGCGTTCTGGGCGGCGGCGAAGCGGCGACTGACGCCGTCCGGTAGCCGGCCGAGGAGCCGGACCAGGATCAGTAGACGGCGCACCACCATGTAGCCGAACACCATGTGAAACAACAGTTGCTCGTTCGTCCAGCGGGTGCCCTCGGAGGGCCGGTCGAAGCCCTCGGAGCTCGCGCCGCCGACCAAGCGGTGAAACTCAGCCCTAACCCGCTCGAATTCTCCGGCGATCTCCCGCCGGTCCACACGCTTTGACCTCGACATCACTGCCCTCGCCTGCGATCGCCTCAGCACCCTCGGTACGGACCATCTTCCTCCGGCCTCAGCGCCATTGCGATCGACTGCCCAGGTCGCAGAGTCAGCAGATGCTCGAAGCTCTTGATGAGGGATCTTTGAATTTATAGTTCGGCATTCCAGCGCGATCAGCGCCGCCGCCGGGTGGGCCCACGACGCGGTCGCCGACATACATCAGAGCGTGGCCGCGGCCCTCGCCATGGCCGTGCTGGTCGGGGGTGCTGCCCGGTGTCATTGGCGTCGGTGCTCGGCGCACAAGGATTCCGGAGGGGCCATGATGCGGACTCATCCATCCGGGTCGAGGCCATGCGGGCGTGGGGATCTCGGCGATCCGTCGTACCCCGGTCACTGCGTGCGCACGGATACCTACGGGGTGCTGGTGATGTCGGTGTCCTTCGCGTTGTCGTACTCGTCGTTGATCAGCACGGTGGTGCGGTCGGGGCGGTCGATCATCGAGGCGGCGATGGAGGATCGGTAGCCGGAGGCGCAGTGCACCCAGATCTCCCCGTCGGGGAGGGTGCCCTGTCGGTCGGCGAGTTCGTGGAGCGGGATGTTGATCGCCCCGTCGATGTGGCTGCTGTCGTATTCGTTGCGTTGGCGTACATCGAGGACGGTGATGTCGTGCTCGGGAAGTCTCTCCGCGAGGGCGGGGAAGTCGGCGACCCGGTAGGACCGCAGTTCGGTGCCGGTGACGAGGGTGTGGATTTCGCCGACCGCGGCACCGGCGAGGTCATCGATGCCGATGCGGACCAGTTCTCGGCGGGCGTCGGTGACCTGGTCTTCGTTTTCGCCGATCAGGGTCAGCGGTGCACCCCACTTGTAGAGCCAGCCAAGGTAGGTGACGAACGAGTCCGACAATTCGAAGCCGAGGGTGCCGCCGAGGTGGCCGGCGGCGAAGGCGGTGCGCTCACGCAGGTCCACCACCCATTCCCCGTCGTCGATGCGGCGGCGGAGCTCGTCCGGGTCGACCAGTTTGGGCAGTGACAAATCGACCGGGGTCGGTCCTTGGGTGTTGATCACGCCCATGTGCGCGTAGTAGGCCGGGTAGTCGCCCAGGCCGGCGATCAGTTCCTCGACGTAGCTTTGCTCGTCCTGGGTCAGGGCAGGGTTGGTGGTGCGTTGTTCGCCGACGGTGGAGGAGTCCCCGCTCGCGGGGGTTGCGGCGCAGAAGCTACCGAATCCGTGGGTGGGGTAGATCTTGGTGTCGGCGGGGAGCGCGCCCGCCAGACGGCGCACCGAGTGGTACTGGGCGTGGGTCAGTTCCCGGGTGTGATCGTTGCCCAGGAGGTCGGTGCGGCCGGTGGTGCCGAAGAGCATCGATCCACCGGTGAAGACTCCGCGGATGCCGCCGGTGGTCTCCCGCAGCACGTAGCTGACGTGGTGGTGGGTGTGGCCGGGGGTGTGCATGACCTGCAATTGGATCGGGCCCGCGTCGATGAGGTCGCCGTCGGATACGGCGCATCGCTGGTAGTCGACGTCGTCGCCGGTGGGGACGACGTACTCGGCCCCGGTGGTGCGGGCCAGTTCGAGGCCGCCGGTGACGTAGTCGTTGTGGATGTGGGTCTCGAGGACATGGGTGATCCGCACATCCCGGTCGTGGGCGAGGGCCAGCACCCGGTCGATGTCGCGTTGCGGGTCGACGACTACGCCGACAGCGCCGTCGCTGACCAGGTAGCTGCGATCGCCCAGGCTCGAGGTCTCGATGATCGACACGTCCATGACTCGTACCTTCCTCACATATTCTCTGGTGTTCGCATACCCGGGAGGGCATAGGTGAAACGGTGTGGTGCCGGCCGCCCGCGGCATCAGCGCAGCAAAATCGTGTCCACCAGCACGTACGCGGCGACGACGAAAACGAGATAGGCGAACCACCGCTGCAACTTGTCGGTGTCGACCTTGGTGCCGAAATGGCCGGCGATCAGCGACCCGGCGATCGCGGTGCCCGCGAACGCGGCGGTGATCGCCCAGTCGATGCTCGCACCGCTCAGGTGCGAGACCAGACCGGCCGCCGAGTTCGCGACGATGATGACCAGCGAGGTGCCGACCGCGACCGACATATCCAGACCGAGCATCAGCACCAGGGCGGGGATGATCAGAAACCCGCCGCCGACACCGAACAGGCCGGTCAAAAAGCCCACCGCGACCCCGGCAGGGATGGATCGGGGGGCGCAGCGGCGCCAGTCGATCCCCGAGTCCCCGACCTCGCAGGCGGTGCCGGTGTCACCACGATCCATCAGCATCCGGATCCCGGCGAGAACCATCACGGCGGCGAAACCGACCATCACCACCGATTGCGGCAGCAGTCGCCCGACCGCGCTGCCGGCGAAGGTCGCGGGAATACCGCAGGCGGCGAAGACGCCAGCCATGCGCCAGTTCACTTGGTGCTCGCGAATTTTCGGGATGGCTCCGACGAGGGAGGCGACACCGATCACCAGCAGGGAGATCGGAATGGCCTGCTCGAGGTCGAGACCGAGACCGAAGACCAGCGCGGGGACGGCCAGGATCGACCCGCCGCCGCCGAGGAGTCCGAGCAGGACACCGATGATCGCCCCGAGCGCGAGTGCGATCGTTATTTCCACATAACTCCTTTCGCCATCAGCCGTGGGGGCGGGGGCGGGTGTGGTTACCGGTCGCCGGTGTCCTGGGAGAGGGTGTCGATGGCGGCCTGCAATGCGGCGGTGGCGTCGTCGGCGACCGCCCCGAGCCCGGGTTGGTCGGCGACCTGAACCATCACCTGCGGGTTCATCGCATCGACCAGCACCGCACCCGGATCAGCCGGGTCGGCGCGCACGACGACGTTGCACGGCAGCAGCAGCCCGATCTGCCGGTCCACGGTGACCGCGCGATGGGCGAGCGGCGGATTGCAGGCACCGAGGATCAGATAGTCCTCCATGTCCTCACCGAGTTTCGCCTTCAGGGTGGCCTTCATATCGATCTCGGTGAGGACCCCGAAGCCTTGGTCCGCCAGGGCTTTGCGGGTGCGGTCCACCGCGTCGGCGAACGAGGTGTGCAGGGTGGTCGACAGTGCGAGCGTCATGAGCGTGTGCTGCCTTTTCTCGGAGAATTTGGGATGGGATCGGCCGGTCACCTGCCCCGATCATCGTCCCGATGGGGCGGGAGACGCCGCGACGAGGCGCGGTACGCCGAGGCGGTGCAGCGGCAGACTCGCCGGGCACCACCCCGCCGCGCCGAACAGCAAAAGGTTGGCCCCGACGAACCTGGTGAGCAGCAGCCACCACAACGAAAAAGCCACGGTGAGTGCGAGGCTCGCGAGCACCATCGTTCCGGCCAGCAACGGGACCACCCGCTCGATCGTCCAGCCGCGGGCGGGGAGAGCGTCGGTCATGGTCGCCTTTCGTCGACGTCGAACGGAGGTCGGGGTGAAAGTGGCTCAGGCGAGGGCGAGGAAGAGTTTCTCGAGTTCGGCCTCGGTCATCGGCTCCTTGCCTTTCTCGGCCGCCTCGCCGGTGAGGCATTCGCGTAGGCCGGTGGCGACGATCTTGAACCCGGCCTTGTCCAGGGCCCGGGAGACCGCGGCGAGTTGGGTGACGACGTCCTTGCAGTCGCGGCCCTGCTCGATCATCGAGATCACCCCGGCGAGTTGCCCGTGGGCGCGGCGGAGCCGGTTGAGTACCAATGCGATGCTGTCTTCGTCGCCGACCATGGCGGTTTCCTTTCCTAGACCTCCCCCCACTGTACCCCCCGGGGTATCGGTGCGGGGTGGGTAAGGGACGCGCCGACTCACCTCCGCACCGGCCTCAGTGCGAGAAGTTGATCTTCGGCAGCACCATGCGCAGCCACGCCGGTGACCACCAGGCGGCGTGCCCGGTCAGCCGCAGCAGTACCGGCAGCAGGATCAGCCGGATCAGCACCGCGTCGAGGAGCACGGCGACACCGAGGATGATGCCCATCTCCTTCGGGGGCAGCGGGTCGGCGAGGGCGAAGGTGAAGAACACGGCGACCATCACCGCGGCGGCGGCGAAGATCACCCGTCCGGAATGGGCGAGGCCGTCGACGTGCGCGACCGTCGGATCGCCGGAGTGTTCGTAGTGTTCCTTCGCGGTGGCGAGGAGGAAGACGGTGTAGTCCATGGCGATTGCGAAGATCATGGCGAAGAAGAACGCCGGCCCCCACCCGTCGAGGAAGCCCTGGGGGGTGAAGCCGAGCAGGCTCGCGCCGTGGCCGTCCTGGAAGATCAGCTTCGCGACCCCGAATGCGGCCGCGGTCGAGAGCAGGCTGACCACGGTGCCGAGGAGTGCGATCAGCGGGGCCTGCAGCGCCACCAGCAGCAGCACGAACCCGAGAACCAGGATGATCCCGACGATCAGCGGGAGGTAGTCGTTGAGGGCCTGCTGCAGGTCCAGGTTCTCCGCCGGTGCGCCGCCAACCAGGGCGCCTTGGGGTAGGTCGGCGCGCAGGGTGTCGAGGATGGTGCCCATTCGTGTGTCGGAGGGATCGACGGTCGGCATGGCCTGCAACATGACGTAGTCACTGCCGTCGGGGGCGGGCTGCGGCGGCGTCACCATCGCGATGCCGTCCGTCGCCGCGGCCGCTGCGGCGGTCTCGGCACCGCCCGTGGTGGGGGTGATGATCTGCAGCATGCCCGGTGCACCCTCGCCCATCTGGGCCTGGACGAGTTCGTAGCCCTGGCGGACCGGGGCGTCGGTGGGAACGACCTCGATCGAGGGCATCGCGACCTTCAGTCCGAGCGCGGGGACCGACAGCGCGATCAGCACCAGAAGGGCACCGATCGCGAACGGCCACGGGTGGCGATGCAGCAGTTCGCCCCAGGCGGCGAACCGCGGCGAACGGTGTATTTGCCGCTTGGCGTAGGGCAGGGAGCCGGCGTTGACCTTGCCGCCCAACGCGCCCAGGGCGGCGGGCAGAAGCGTCATCGAGGCCAGCAGGACGAAGAACACCGCGAGCATGATCCCGACGGCCATCGTCCGCACGGCCGGCGCGGGCACCAGGAGAACGGCGGACAGGCTGACCAGCACCGTGATTCCGGACAGAACCACGGCCTTGCCTGCGGTTTCCATGGTGTCGGCCACGGCGGCACGCGGTGACGAGGCGTGACGGATCGCATCGCGGAAGCGGGCGACGACAAACAAGGCGTAATCGATACCCAGGGCAAGTGCGAACATCATCGCGAAGTTCATCGCCCACACCGAGATCGGGAAGACCTGGTTGAGCAACACCAGGCCGCCCGCCGAGGCGACGAGCCCGGCCAGGGTCAACAGCAGCGGCAGCCCGGCGGCGACGAGAGACCCGAACGCGAGCACCATGATCGCCAACGTCACCGGCCAGGAGAACAATTCCGCCTGAATCATCGCGTCGTGGTTCGCCTTGTTGAAGTCGCTCCACAGTGCGGATGCGCCGGTCGGGTACACCTCGATTCCGTCGCCGGAGAGGGCGGTCAGTTCCGCTTTGCGTTCGTCGACGGCCTTGACCATGTCGTCGGTGCTCGCGTTCGCGCCCGCAATGAGGATGCCGGTGTGCCCGTCCGGGCTGATCGACGTCCCCGGCTGCGGTGCGATCACCGCACCGAACCGTGGGTCGCCCGCGAAGACGGTCCCGACGTCGGCCAGGGTGTGCTGCATCTGCGGGCTGTCGATGGTCTGAGTATCCGAGTGCACGACCACCTGCACCGCGGCCGAGGAATTACCCCCGAAATGCTGCTCCGCGAGCTCGCGGACCTGCACCGACTCCGATCCATTGGCCTGCCACCCGGCACCGGCCAGCGAACTGAACACCGACGGCGCGGCGGCACCGAGGGCGACCAACAGGATCAGCCAGATGCCGAACACCCATTTCGCGTGCCCGGCCATGGCCGCGCCCATGCGGCCGAGCACACCGCCCTCGGTGATCGGCTCGGTCCTCGGGGCGTCGCCGCCCAATGCCGTACTGCGGGTCATACAAGTCCTCCTCGAGGTGATGGCAAAGCGCTGGCAGCGCGTATCGGCGAGGTCGGGCGTGAGGGTGCGCTCACGATCCGTCTCCGGTGTCGAGCGGCCGGCCCAGGGCGGCCCAGCCCGAGGTCCCCCGGCGACCGAGACCGCACCGCGGCCGGTGGCCTCGACGATGCGGGCCCCCTCCCGGCTGCGGTTACCGGACGCACA
Protein-coding sequences here:
- a CDS encoding MFS transporter, which codes for MSTTSPRPIRLGLGPNLAQFSLLVAVNALVGGMVGQQQTVLPLLASGEFALTGYTFIFTYVAAFGITKAAANYLAGTFSDRYGRKPVLLVGWLFAIPVPLMLIAAPNWWWVVAANVLLGINQGLTWSTTVVMKIDLVGPARRGLAMGLNEAAGYGAVAVSSLLAGYLAEQFGLRPAPFLLGLAYTALALLLSGVFIHETRDHARLEAAQHIPRADGAHDHLHADLTDRQIAMATSFTEPALSSASQAGLVNNLNFGLSWGLFPLLFATADLGAGQIGLLFALYPGVWGAGQLVTGALSDRIGRKHLITAGMTLQAAALALIAASDAFLGWAAGTVLLGAGTAMVYPTLLAVIGDVAHPAWRGRAVGIYRVWRDSGYAVGAIAGGIVADLMGMHAAVWAAAAVSGACALVVAARMYETHPKPIRTSTQRAPKG
- a CDS encoding MBL fold metallo-hydrolase: MAGIDLVPLIDEGLGNSAYLVDLGDGRALAVDVSRDLRAVHAAAARRGLTVAFAADTHLHADFLSGAHQLGATGGTRVLASAAGDREFPHTGLRDGDEVDLGGLRLRALMTPGHTHEHLSFLLLDGEKEVGVFTGGSLIVGSAARTDLLGPDRTEVLARAQYASLQRLAALPGDVAVWPTHGAGSFCSAPPGADRTSTIARERATNPLLATRDEDTFVDQLLGSLGSYPPYFLRLGEINRLGPPLLDQDPVLPALTVDTVRARLAGGAALIDVRPLARFAAAHIPGALSIPLRPVFASWLGWLAPADRPLIIVRDPDQDVNEIVWQALKIGYDNLIGELGGGLAAWTAAELEVAATALTGPDGVEGVRVLDIRQRPEYLAGHLPGAVHIELGALPGRVDDLPDEPTVVMCGHGERAMGAASLLERAGHRNLTVFEGGPDDWAAATGRTLETGTSAKTGA
- a CDS encoding ArsR/SmtB family transcription factor; its protein translation is MGDRIAKTELFDQFARVGKALGSGKRLELLDLLAQGERTVDGLARAAELGLTTASAHLQTLKQANLVATRREGTKVFYRLAGADVAQLFALVRTVANEHLPDVEAARAAYLGPDTDQVSKDELLERARSGKVTVLDVRPREEYEAGHIPGAVSIPWDELADRLADLPEDQEIVAYCRGAYCVFAHDAVRLLTDHDRQASRLADGMLEWRLADLPVAT
- a CDS encoding DinB family protein is translated as MSRSKRVDRREIAGEFERVRAEFHRLVGGASSEGFDRPSEGTRWTNEQLLFHMVFGYMVVRRLLILVRLLGRLPDGVSRRFAAAQNASTRLFDEVNYRGTCQAARVFNRHRMVRQCDKVIDSLLRSLAAEAENDLQRGMHFPGRWDPFFADYMTLEDLYRYPAQHFDFHRRQLTLD
- a CDS encoding MBL fold metallo-hydrolase; its protein translation is MDVSIIETSSLGDRSYLVSDGAVGVVVDPQRDIDRVLALAHDRDVRITHVLETHIHNDYVTGGLELARTTGAEYVVPTGDDVDYQRCAVSDGDLIDAGPIQLQVMHTPGHTHHHVSYVLRETTGGIRGVFTGGSMLFGTTGRTDLLGNDHTRELTHAQYHSVRRLAGALPADTKIYPTHGFGSFCAATPASGDSSTVGEQRTTNPALTQDEQSYVEELIAGLGDYPAYYAHMGVINTQGPTPVDLSLPKLVDPDELRRRIDDGEWVVDLRERTAFAAGHLGGTLGFELSDSFVTYLGWLYKWGAPLTLIGENEDQVTDARRELVRIGIDDLAGAAVGEIHTLVTGTELRSYRVADFPALAERLPEHDITVLDVRQRNEYDSSHIDGAINIPLHELADRQGTLPDGEIWVHCASGYRSSIAASMIDRPDRTTVLINDEYDNAKDTDITSTP
- a CDS encoding sulfite exporter TauE/SafE family protein; this encodes MEITIALALGAIIGVLLGLLGGGGSILAVPALVFGLGLDLEQAIPISLLVIGVASLVGAIPKIREHQVNWRMAGVFAACGIPATFAGSAVGRLLPQSVVMVGFAAVMVLAGIRMLMDRGDTGTACEVGDSGIDWRRCAPRSIPAGVAVGFLTGLFGVGGGFLIIPALVLMLGLDMSVAVGTSLVIIVANSAAGLVSHLSGASIDWAITAAFAGTAIAGSLIAGHFGTKVDTDKLQRWFAYLVFVVAAYVLVDTILLR
- a CDS encoding DUF302 domain-containing protein encodes the protein MTLALSTTLHTSFADAVDRTRKALADQGFGVLTEIDMKATLKAKLGEDMEDYLILGACNPPLAHRAVTVDRQIGLLLPCNVVVRADPADPGAVLVDAMNPQVMVQVADQPGLGAVADDATAALQAAIDTLSQDTGDR
- a CDS encoding YgaP family membrane protein translates to MTDALPARGWTIERVVPLLAGTMVLASLALTVAFSLWWLLLTRFVGANLLLFGAAGWCPASLPLHRLGVPRLVAASPAPSGR
- a CDS encoding metal-sensitive transcriptional regulator encodes the protein MVGDEDSIALVLNRLRRAHGQLAGVISMIEQGRDCKDVVTQLAAVSRALDKAGFKIVATGLRECLTGEAAEKGKEPMTEAELEKLFLALA
- a CDS encoding MMPL family transporter; translated protein: MREVDLGEFAVRWADGVPVVDVRERWEYVDGHVPGALLMPLGQLAAHTVEIPAGEVVYVICASGNRSREGARIVEATGRGAVSVAGGPRAGPPWAGRSTPETDRERTLTPDLADTRCQRFAITSRRTCMTRSTALGGDAPRTEPITEGGVLGRMGAAMAGHAKWVFGIWLILLVALGAAAPSVFSSLAGAGWQANGSESVQVRELAEQHFGGNSSAAVQVVVHSDTQTIDSPQMQHTLADVGTVFAGDPRFGAVIAPQPGTSISPDGHTGILIAGANASTDDMVKAVDERKAELTALSGDGIEVYPTGASALWSDFNKANHDAMIQAELFSWPVTLAIMVLAFGSLVAAGLPLLLTLAGLVASAGGLVLLNQVFPISVWAMNFAMMFALALGIDYALFVVARFRDAIRHASSPRAAVADTMETAGKAVVLSGITVLVSLSAVLLVPAPAVRTMAVGIMLAVFFVLLASMTLLPAALGALGGKVNAGSLPYAKRQIHRSPRFAAWGELLHRHPWPFAIGALLVLIALSVPALGLKVAMPSIEVVPTDAPVRQGYELVQAQMGEGAPGMLQIITPTTGGAETAAAAAATDGIAMVTPPQPAPDGSDYVMLQAMPTVDPSDTRMGTILDTLRADLPQGALVGGAPAENLDLQQALNDYLPLIVGIILVLGFVLLLVALQAPLIALLGTVVSLLSTAAAFGVAKLIFQDGHGASLLGFTPQGFLDGWGPAFFFAMIFAIAMDYTVFLLATAKEHYEHSGDPTVAHVDGLAHSGRVIFAAAAVMVAVFFTFALADPLPPKEMGIILGVAVLLDAVLIRLILLPVLLRLTGHAAWWSPAWLRMVLPKINFSH